Proteins encoded in a region of the Strix uralensis isolate ZFMK-TIS-50842 chromosome Z, bStrUra1, whole genome shotgun sequence genome:
- the PTGR1 gene encoding prostaglandin reductase 1 isoform X2, whose amino-acid sequence MVTAKAWVLKKHFEGFPKTSDFDLKMIELPNLKDGELLLESVFLSVDPYMRPYSQRDMKEGDIMIGTQVARIVESKNPAFTVGAFVVARSGWRTHFISDGKDLQHFPSNWPESLPKSLALGTVGMPGLTAYFGLLEVCKVKPGETVLVNAAAGAVGSVVGQLAKIGGCKVVGCAGSDDKVAYLKKIGFDEAFNYKTVTSLDEALRKASPDGYDCFFDNVGGEFASIAINQMKKYGRIAVCGAISQYNVSVPQKGPYMQVPMIFQELQMKGFIVTRWNNRWEEGLKALLKWVVEGKVKCHEHVTEGFENMPTAFIGMLKGENIGKAIVKV is encoded by the exons ATGGTGACTGCCAAGGCCTGGGTTCTGAAGAAGCATTTTGAGGGTTTCCCCAAAACCAGTGACTTTGACCTGAAAATGATAGAGCTGCCAAATCTAAAGGATGGAG AGTTGCTGCTTGAATCAGTGTTTCTCAGTGTTGATCCTTACATGAG ACCTTACAGTCAAAGGGACATGAAGGAAGGGGACATAATGATAGGCACACAGGTTGCCAG GATTGTAGAAAGCAAGAATCCTGCTTTCACAGTGGGGGCCTTTGTTGTAGCTAGAAGTGGCTGGAGAACTCATTTCATCTCTGATGGAAAAGACCTCCAACACTTTCCTTCGAATTGGCCGGAATCACTCCCTAAATCTCTGGCTCTTGGGACGGTTGGCATGCCAGG cCTCACTGCATATTTTGGTCTTCTGGAGGTCTGCAAGGTGAAGCCAGGAGAGACGGTGCTGGTTAAtgctgcagctggtgctgtgGGCTCTGTGGTGGGGCAGCTCGCTAAAATTGGG GGTTGCAAAGTGGTTGGCTGTGCTGGCTCAGATGACAAGGTTGCCTATCTGAAAAAAATAGGCTTTGATGAAGCCTTTAATTACAAGACTGTTACATCTCTGGATGAAGCACTGCGTAAAGCCTCTCCTGATGGCTATGACTGTTTCTTTGACAAT GTGGGTGGAGAATTTGCCAGTATTGCTATCAACCAGATGAAGAAATATGGAAGGATTGCAGTCTGTGGAGCTATCTCTCAGTACAATGTCTCTGTGCCTCAGAAAG GGCCTTACATGCAGGTTCCAATGATCTTCCAAGAACTTCAAATGAAAGGGTTTATCGTAACTCGGTGGAATAACCGTTGGGAGGAAGGTCTGAAGGCACTGCTAAAATGGGTCGTGGAG GGAAAAGTGAAGTGCCATGAACATGTCACTGAAGGATTTGAGAACATGCCAACAGCTTTCATTGGAATGTTAAAGGGAGAAAATATTGGAAAAGCCATTGTAAAAGTCTGA
- the PTGR1 gene encoding prostaglandin reductase 1 isoform X1, producing MKLPRWMVTAKAWVLKKHFEGFPKTSDFDLKMIELPNLKDGELLLESVFLSVDPYMRPYSQRDMKEGDIMIGTQVARIVESKNPAFTVGAFVVARSGWRTHFISDGKDLQHFPSNWPESLPKSLALGTVGMPGLTAYFGLLEVCKVKPGETVLVNAAAGAVGSVVGQLAKIGGCKVVGCAGSDDKVAYLKKIGFDEAFNYKTVTSLDEALRKASPDGYDCFFDNVGGEFASIAINQMKKYGRIAVCGAISQYNVSVPQKGPYMQVPMIFQELQMKGFIVTRWNNRWEEGLKALLKWVVEGKVKCHEHVTEGFENMPTAFIGMLKGENIGKAIVKV from the exons ATGAAGCTTCCTCGCTG GATGGTGACTGCCAAGGCCTGGGTTCTGAAGAAGCATTTTGAGGGTTTCCCCAAAACCAGTGACTTTGACCTGAAAATGATAGAGCTGCCAAATCTAAAGGATGGAG AGTTGCTGCTTGAATCAGTGTTTCTCAGTGTTGATCCTTACATGAG ACCTTACAGTCAAAGGGACATGAAGGAAGGGGACATAATGATAGGCACACAGGTTGCCAG GATTGTAGAAAGCAAGAATCCTGCTTTCACAGTGGGGGCCTTTGTTGTAGCTAGAAGTGGCTGGAGAACTCATTTCATCTCTGATGGAAAAGACCTCCAACACTTTCCTTCGAATTGGCCGGAATCACTCCCTAAATCTCTGGCTCTTGGGACGGTTGGCATGCCAGG cCTCACTGCATATTTTGGTCTTCTGGAGGTCTGCAAGGTGAAGCCAGGAGAGACGGTGCTGGTTAAtgctgcagctggtgctgtgGGCTCTGTGGTGGGGCAGCTCGCTAAAATTGGG GGTTGCAAAGTGGTTGGCTGTGCTGGCTCAGATGACAAGGTTGCCTATCTGAAAAAAATAGGCTTTGATGAAGCCTTTAATTACAAGACTGTTACATCTCTGGATGAAGCACTGCGTAAAGCCTCTCCTGATGGCTATGACTGTTTCTTTGACAAT GTGGGTGGAGAATTTGCCAGTATTGCTATCAACCAGATGAAGAAATATGGAAGGATTGCAGTCTGTGGAGCTATCTCTCAGTACAATGTCTCTGTGCCTCAGAAAG GGCCTTACATGCAGGTTCCAATGATCTTCCAAGAACTTCAAATGAAAGGGTTTATCGTAACTCGGTGGAATAACCGTTGGGAGGAAGGTCTGAAGGCACTGCTAAAATGGGTCGTGGAG GGAAAAGTGAAGTGCCATGAACATGTCACTGAAGGATTTGAGAACATGCCAACAGCTTTCATTGGAATGTTAAAGGGAGAAAATATTGGAAAAGCCATTGTAAAAGTCTGA